The DNA region TTATTTGAAGACACACAATCTCCTGAGCGCTCAGCGAGCAACAATTGAGCAATATTTTCTCTCCTGAAATCTACAGGCAGCATTATTCACCCAGAGACCAGAGGAAAATAAAGTTCTCTCTAAAATATTAGAAAGTTTGCAAAAGGTAACAATCGTCACTTCCCTGAGGTCAGAGCTTCCACAAAAATTCCTTTTCTTCGGTTTAAAGTGGATTTCACTGagtaaataattacaaaagaaaTGTAGAAATGGGCCCTTTCTGTTTGGCCTTTAGCTACTGTCTGTTTGGATTAAAGTAAACAAACTTTCTtttagagtgtgtgagtgtgacgaGTAAACAGTTTAATTACTGTGTTATTCTGCAGACTAATATTTTTAAGTAAGAGTTATATTTCAGTTTAGTTTATTTTGCTTGTTGTGCCATTAATTAAAACACTGCACTCAGTTTTTACAGATTTATTAAAGACACTTTGTTAAACCGAATCATCCACAGCTGGAACATAATTCAGATCtgaacattttttgtttttctggaaaTAAATCCATGGCTGTAAAACAAGAAGCTTCCACTAGAGGCCGCTGTTGCTAAAGTCTCGGGCCGTGTCTCAaatgcacactcacccagtcactcactcacaagtggaacacccggaggaaacccacgcagacacagagagaacacaccacactcctcacagacagtcacccggaggaaacccacacagacacagagagaacacaccacaatcctcacagacaatcacccggaggaaacccacacagacacagggagaacacaccacactcctcacagacagtcacccggaggaaacccacacagacacagggagaacacaccacactcctcacagacagtcacctggaggaaacccacgcagacacagagagaacacaccacactcctcacagacagtcacccggaggaaacccacacagacacagagagaacacaccacaatcctcacagacaatcacccggaggaaacccacacagacacagggagaacacaccacactcctcacagacagtcacccggaggaaacccacgcagacacagagaacacaccacactcctcacagacagtcacctggaggaaacccacacagacacagagagaacacaccacactcctcacagacagtcacccggaggaaacccacgcagacacagagagaacacaccacactcctcacagacagtcacccggaggaaacccacgcagacacagagagaacacaccacactcctcacagacagtcacccggaggaaacccacacagacacagagagaacacaccacactcttcacagacagtcacccggaggaaacccacacagacacagagagaacacaccacactcctcacagacagtcacccggaggaaacccacgcagacacagagagaacacaccacactcctcacagacagtcacccggaggaaacccacgcagacacagagagaacacaccacaatcctcacagacagtcacccggaggaaacccacacagacacagagagaacacaccacactcttcacagacagtcacccggaggaaacccacacagacacagagagaacacaccacactcctcacagacagtcacccggaggaaacccacgcagacacagagagaacacaccacactcctcacagacagtcacccggaggaaacccacgcagacacagagagaacacaccacaatcctcacagacagtcacccggaggaaacccacacagacacagagagaacacaccacactcctcacagacagtcacccggaggaaacccacgcagacacagagagaacacaccacactcctcacagacagtcacccggaggaaacccacgcagacacagagagaacacaccacaatcctcacagacagtcacccggaggaaacccacacagacacagagagaacacaccacactcctcacagacagtcacccggaggaaacccacacagacacagagagaacacaccacactcttcacagacagtcacccggaggaaacccacacagacacagagagaacacaccacactcctcacagacagtcacccggaggaaacccacacagacacagagagaacacaccacacttctcacagacagtcacccggaggaaacccacacagacacagagagaacacaccacactcttcacagacagtcacccggaggaaacccacacagacacagagagaacacaccacactcctcacagacagcgacTCGAGAAGCAGATCCCACCCAAGGACCCCGAGCCCCTGTAGCTGTGGGGCAGCACCACCGTGTGccaattacattattttaatatggTTGTACTCTCTGAAAAGTATGATGCCATTCCTGAAATAATGTGCATTAGAaaaaattaatgtaatatatatttgttttttgactCCTTGCTTAATCTTCACTGTACTGGAGTAAAGCAGGTATAGTAACAATACTACACTCTTATTAATCATAGTATTAAGAACgatataaacaatttaaaataatgccCCTGGCTTTTGACCTACCTCCGTAGTGccctatgtagggagtaggaaGCCATTTGTGCCACAGCCTCGTTTTAGCGGCCGTCATGACGTAACGTCGCTTTCTGCCAATGAGGTGCGAGCAGCAGGAGTTTGAACCGCGGCGGCAGTTGAGAGCGGCAATGCTAAAAACATTGAAGTATTAAAACTTTACAGTTCGGAAACAGCGCGGATTTCGAGGATTATTCTCCATCGAATCAACGGGAGAGCTTTAAAACCGCTCAGAGGTGAGACACCAGGGCTCTGGAGAAGAACAGAGCAGAGGGTTTACACTAATAACACAAAGACGACGAgatttccgttccaccttaaatgatcctGACTCTACAGTGTGAGTAAagcccatttaaggtggaatgatctCTAATGAATTTGACATGTCCTAGCTATTGGATGGGGTTTTAGTAGGTGATTTCtagtgtaatatatttattaagtaTATGTTCAGTCAGTGTTATTTTAAGATTCTGGTCTAATGTGGGTTACAGAGGTCTGTTACTGTTATTTACCACTTTTAGAGCAGGGCGTCAGGTTCTGTTCAAGTCACATTTCACCAAAACAAACCCAGCAGTCTGTTCAAATACAGCTTTTTATTAAAGGAGGCTTTGTGGAAATCTGGTGGAATTTAAATGAAGGCAGTAAAAATCATCCAGTCTGAACCCATAGGAttgtaatgtttattaatggttttCTACATTTTCTGCTGATTGCCATCATTTTCCACCTGTGCAAAGAAccacaaaataataacataattaataaaaagtaTATGGTCAAGTACCTTTTTAAAATAAGTAACTTGCTCTTGATTTTGTAGAAGGATCTTctctgagagaaaaagagagagatgtccACTATCCAAACGCAGGTGAGTCTCTCCGCCTGTCGTCTGCAGGCACTGCTTTAAGTTTTTAGATACAAAGCACTTCATGACACTggccactcactcattcactcactcaatcagtcTCTCgcttaatcactcactcactcatcaatTTACACACAtgaatgcacacatacacactaagatgctttcatatttacaaattcactcactccttcttttacacagtcactcattcactcactcgctccttcacttacacagtcactctttcactcacccactcactccttcacttacacactcactctttcactcactccttcacttacacactcactctttcactcactcactccttcacttacacactcactctttcactcactcactcgctccttcacttacacagtcactctttcactcacccactcgctccttcacttacacagtcactctttcactcactcactccttcagttacacagtcactctttcactcactcactccttcagttacacagtcactctttcactcacccactcacttacacagtcactctttcactcactccttcacttacacagtcactctttcactcactccttcacttacacactcactctttcacccactccttcacttacacactcactctttcactcactcactccttcacttacacactcactctttcactcactcactcgctccttcacttacacagtcactctttcactcacccactcgctccttcacttacacagtcactctttcactcactcactccttcagttacacagtcactctttcactcactcactccttcagttacacagtcactctttcactcacccactcacttacacagtcactctttcactcactccttcacttacacagtcactctttcactcactccttcacttacacactcactctttctctcactccttcacttacacactcactctttcactcacccactcgctccttcacttacacagtcactctttcactcacccactcgctccttcacttacacagtcactctttcactcacccactcgctccttcacttacacagtcactctttcactcacccactcgctccttcacttacacagtcactctttCACCCACTCGTTCcttcacttacacagtcactctttCACCCACTCGTTCcttcacttacacagtcactctttcactcacccactcgctccttcacttacacagtcactctttcactcacccactcgctccttcacttacacagtcactctttcactcacccactcgctccttcacttacacagtcactctttcactcacccactcgctccttcacttacacagtcactctttcactcacccactcgctccttcacttacacagtcactctttCACCCACTCGTTCcttcacttacacagtcactctttcactcactcgctccttcacttacacagtcactctttCACCCACTCGCTCcttcacttacacagtcactctttCACCCACTCGCTCcttcacttacacagtcactctttCACCCACTCGCTCcttcacttacacagtcactctttCACCCACTCGCTCcttcacttacacagtcactctttcactcactcgttccttcacttacacagtcactctttcactcacccGCTCCTTCACTtagtcactctttcactcactcactcgctccttcacttacacagtcactctttcactcacccGCTCCTTCACTtagtcactctttcactcactcactcgctccttcacttacacagtcactctttCACCCACTCGCTCcttcacttacacagtcactctttcactcacccGCTCcttcacttacacagtcactctttCACTCGCTCcttcacttacacagtcactctttCACCCACCCGCTCCTTCACTtagtcactctttcactcacccGCTCcttcacttacacagtcactctttCACCCACTCGTTCcttcacttacacagtcactctttcactcactcgctccttcacttacacagtcactctttcactcactcactcgctccttcacttacacagtcactctttcactcactcactcgctccttcacttacacagtcactctttcactcactcactcgctccttcacttacacagtcactctttCACCCACTCGCTCcttcacttacacagtcactctttCACCCACTCGCTCcttcacttacacagtcactctttCACCCACTCGCTCcttcacttacacagtcactctttCACCCACTCGCTCcttcacttacacagtcactctttCACTCGCTCCTTCACTtagtcactctttcactcacccGCTCcttcacttacacagtcactctttCACCCACTCGTTCcttcacttacacagtcactctttcactcacccgctccttcacttacacactcactctttcactcactccttcactttacacagtcactctttcactcactcacagtcactctttcactcacccactcactccttcactcacccactcactccttcacttaCACAGTccttctttcactcactcactcgctctttcactcactcactcactccttcacttaCACAGtccctctttcactcactcactcgctccttcacttacacagtcactctttcactcactaaTGGTTATTAAACGCACAAGGGGTGCTCCGAGGCGTATCTGTGGGGTGTCCACCTGCTGAGATGATTTTATTCAGTTAGACAACGACGGTAAGAAGCTGAAATCTCATTTTATTTCCCAGCAGCCACTGCAGAGGTCAGACAGGACCCCGCTGAGAGAGGTCCAGAACGAACTGGTGCAGAGAACACAGGGTGTTAAAGCGGCGCCGTCAGGGGACAGAACAGCCAGGGTTCAGGTGCGTCCAGAAACGGGGATCACTTTCTGCTGTTTTTAAAGGGAAACCTTGTCTTTACCGGACAGAGACGACTGTTCAGTAAACGTTTGTCTGTTAGAGTAAAGTTTGTGGAAAACCGGTTTGTTCCTCAACACTTTATGgaactgtattattttattgtgcACTGCCCTCTGAGGGGTTTATCTCCTTTTTTGCTGACCACCTTGTGTCCTGATTTCTCTTGAGCAGAATGAAAACCTGAGCCTCATCTCCAGCGTTTCCCCGAGCGTCTGCAGAAGTGAAGAAGCTGCAGATGTTGTGGAGGAGGGACACGTGATGTTTAAATCGATGCTGTGCTCAGGAGGTGACATTGAGATCTCAGAAGGGTCTGAGATGTCGGAGGAGTCTGTTCTGGTTAGAGATCTGATGCTGGAAGTCGGTGGACAGACTCTTCATTACACGACTTTAAAGAGCGAGGAAGATAATGTGGTGGAGTGTAATGATCACACGGAGCATCCGTACTGTAGCGCTCCTCCTGGAGACTCGGTTAATACGATGCAGGATGGAAATATGAATGGAGTTGACAGGGGTTTGTCTTTAAATGGTTTTGCTGTTCCTACAAATGATGAGTCAGCAGTTCCACTTCAGAGAATAGACTCCTCTCAGGATCCAGCGGACGTCACCTTTAAGTCCTTTATTTGTCCCGGAGGAGAGGTTGTGGTGGTAGATGGGTCTTTTATAGAAGAAAGCTCAATTATGGCTGAAGATAAAGCACTTGAAGCTCCTTCTCAGAGTTTTCTAAATGAAAGTGACAATCCTAGAGAATGTAGTGATCTTCCAGCATCTCCAGGCCTCCACACGGATCACCCCTACTTTATTAATGCAAGGGAATCCTCTAGGAGTTCAGCTGCGTTGGATGCCTCACAGACCGCTGATTCTGACACGGCAGGCCAAGAACTCCAACATTCTTTCAGTGTAGATACCTCCATATCACCAGAAGAGCATGGAGACATCACTTACCAGTCGTTAACCTTCTCTGGACCAGTGATTGAGCTTGAGAACACTCATAAAATGTCTGATATATCCATGCTCATGAAGAACCTGACCATCAGTGGTCACCTCCAGTCATTTCCCTGTGATTTAATCGAAGATGAAGGTGAAAGCACTGCAGCTTTTTCTCCTGATGGAAAACGGTCTGACCACCTTTACTGTCATGTTGAGGAACGTTGTATGAATAGAGATGGAGCCACCAACCCGTTAGTCCCAGAGAATAAATCTCACTTAAGATCACAGCTTTCTTCCACTGGTCTTTTGGAAAGCTCTGAAGTTGCTGTAGCTCCTGGTGGAACGGATGGGTCTCTGACTTCCAGATTGGAATCGGTCATTTCAGAGAGTCTGTTAGCTCCTGAAGATCTGGTTCTTGGCGCAGAGCTGTCAGAATGGAGCCAAAACCCAGCTCCTCTAGAGCAAAGTGGAAATCCGCTGGTTTCAGAAGTAAATGTAGAAGTCAAGCAGGGTCAGGAGGACCAGCAGTCGtctaaaaatgaaaacacaaaccCTGAGGAAGATGTGTCAGGCTTGAGAGGTTTTCTCACAAATAAACCTCAAGAAGAAGCATCTGAAATCCGTAAAAGTTCATCAGAAAATGAAGACGTTGGTGATAGGGACAAGTCCTCGTGCACTCAAGCTGATTTGAACATGTCTGCTCTGACTTTTGAAGCTGGAAAAGGCAAATACTCACAGCCGAACTGCGAAGAATCTGATGTAGAAGGTTCAAAAGTCTCAGAAATCAACATCTACCAACAATTGACCTTCAAACATGAAGAGCACAAGGCAGAGGAGGGTCTGACAGCTGTTAGTGGTCGTCTTCCACATGAATCTGTTGAAGCACAGTCTGAAATCTGTCCTTCACCAGAAAAGACAGCAGGGCATGTAGATGCTGATGAAAATGTCCTGGCCCAAAAGCCAGAGTCGTCGTCATCATCTCTCCAGCCTGATGTTGGCCTTGAGGCTGAATGTAGGAACGTTCTGGCCCAAAGTCAGCACTTATCAAATAAAGTTGAGTGTTCAGAAGTCTCACAGTCTCAAGTGAACATGGACCAACCTTCCCTCTCGGATAACGAAGACGAGAGCACCGTGGCCCGAAAGGCTGAGTCCTGTTTGTCTGGAGCTGATGGGAATCTTCCAGGTGGAAACCTCAGTGTCCAATTCATGCCGACCCGAAACACAGAATCTTCATCCCTAGCTGATGGGAATATTCCGGCTGGTGTTGGAAGGGATCCAGTCCAAAATACTGCGTTATTTCCACACCATGCTGATCAGAATTTGGAACCTGAATGTGGAAACAGCATCCAGAACCTTCCAGCTCAACGCCAGAGTGAACTGACTGACAGCGTGGTTCAGGATAGCGCTCTGGGCCTGAGTTCTGAAGTTCTCCGAGCTGAAAGTGTTAGTGAGTTTCCTGCTGAGGTTCTGCCCCAGCTCTGGAGCGCTCTGACTCTGAATGAACCCTCCACCCCAAGAAACCGGGCTCTCAGCCGGAGCCCCCTGCAGGTAAGAGCACGAATATCACTTTCTGAGATCACTAAATACCGCAGGCCCTCCCTGCAGCGCCACCTTCAGGTTGTGACTGAAAGGGACCAGTATTCCCACATCAGCACAGTGTTTTAAAGAGGAGAATAATGAATCCAAAGATGGGTTTTCTGACCTTCATCCTTCATCCCACTTGTCCTTTGTTTAGTAGCAAGACGCTCTCAGTGCACGTGCATTCAAAATCACTCATTAATTCTAATGTAGCACAGCTAGGTGGCGCTGCAGGTCGTggtgctgccacacagctctagggtctctgtgtatgtgtatatttcctctcacagtctgaacacacatgttggtgaatgactgggtgagggtgtggcACTGCCCACAGGTCTGGGCTCAGTGATTCCTgtttggctctggacccacctcaaccctgaacaTCATGAATCCTGGCCACTCATATAAATGTAGAGTATGTCTCCTTTATCTCCAGGACCACGCTGAGGGAAATCTATTGAGCCGTCTGTGGCCCGAGCTCCCAGAAAGCCCCATTCCTCCCCCGCAGTTCAACTCCACCACCCTGACCCACTCTCCCACCCCAGCTCCGGTCCGGAGGGACAGAGGGACGGAGGGACGCGGGGTCGTGagacggacagagagagacgcagagaaagagaaggctCCGGTTCCTGTGTGGGATTTTTCGACTGTGGGTAAAGGCCCTCTACAGCAGCAGCTCCGGCAGATGGCAGAGCTCCTGATTTTAGCTTCAGGGAAGATTGCAGCTCCTCCTACGCCAGCTGCAGCCCCCATGACACCAGTGCAACGCCGCAGCGCTGCAGTGTGGACCTCGCCGGTATTGCAGACTGACCACAGCGTGAACACCTCGGCTCTGGTGGAAGTGGTGAAAGAGGTGGAAGCGTCTGACGCCTGCACCTCTACAGACTCTCTGCTCTGGAGGTAGATcagctccaaaaataataataatataataatgttagtgggcagcacagtggcgcagcaggtagtgtctctatcAAAGCTCCAggttctggaggttgtgggtttgagcccggCTCTGCGGGACTGCTTGTGAGgagccttacgcccagtgattctgggtaggctccggacccaccgtgaccctgaactagataagggttacagacaatgaatgaatgaagcaggAATAATGTTAGTGCTTTGTAAGGCACTTTTAATTGCCATTGTGTTTGAAATGTACTCTATAAAAACACATGACTTTACACATGAAATACAAATAGTTTTAAAGCAATACAAATAAACTAGAAATGAAGGGTTAACGCCCTCCGTGCCCGATCTCCAACAcgctacacacagtaacactttAAAAACGTTTTAAAACTAGATTGTACACCTGATGATAAATTGTTAAGATAAAGGTACTGTTGTGCTGATCCGTGTCCTCTCTGTCCCTGCTGCAGTGTGAGTCCTGACAGTCTGCAGAGTTTGTCCAGGTCAGAGCTGGAGCAGAAGTTACTGTCCACTTTAATCATGGTGGAGATTCTGTCCCAGCAGCTCTCATCCTGTCAGTCTCGGCCTGCACGGACCGGCACCGCTCCGTCAGAACTCAGGAACCGGGTCGTACAGACGGAGCACTCTGAGTTCAGCCAggtacacagctctacacaGTGTGCACTGCACGCACAGCACGCACAGGATGCAGATTTCTCagaagtgtcagtgtgtgtagaggagagagagagagttcactGTGTGAGAAAGTGCAGGTTCTGTGTCCAAATGCTGAGACAAAGCTTTATTCTCAGAGTAAGACATTTCTCTCGTTTCTCCTCCTTTTCTCCTGCAgtgattgtgttgtttttcagaCGGAGCCGTACAGGGATCTGTACTTCAGCGCTCTGCAGAGGATCCAGACTCTGGAGCAAGATCCCGAAACTCTCCAGACATTAACCCTCGCCGTGCAGCACTTCAGGAGCTCGATGGTACAACACCCTCCACTGAGCCGGTCTCATCATTTCTGTGGGAGACAAACTGTCCCAGAAATCATTTCAATAAACCATTcgataataaagataataaagtaGCACAAAACTGCAGTTACAGTATTAACACTACAATACGTTGTTGGTTTATTGAAGCATGTTTATGTCCTCCTTTGTTTTTCAGATCAGTGTTAAGTCTGAGACAGAAGGGGCTCTGTTGGGTCTGAGGCAGATTGAAGGCATCGTTAAAGAAGATCAGGAAACTCTGTACAAACAGGTGACACCCTTCAAACATTTACACTTAGACTCTGTGTCCTAACAGTAACTGAGTCACTGTGATCAGTCAACAGTCGTCCCGTCTCTGTGCATCCAGTCAGCACCTAAAACAGctgctgaccaatcagagagcagcTCGAGACTTCACTGGAAATGTCACGTCGCTCACAGGGGAGCGTTGTTAGTGCAGTGTACTTTAATACAAAAAGCACTAACACTTAAACTAGTCAGGcatttaataaatcaataatgcAGGGATTatatttttctctgtgtgtgtgtgtgtgtgtgtgtgcgtaggtGGGAGAGATGAAGGCTCTTTACAGCAGGTGTGTGAATGCACTGAGGAGGATGGAGGAGAAGTGTAGATCCTGTCTCCAGGAGAGAGATGGCATGAGACGGAGGATGGAGGAGACTCTTCAGGAGAAAGAGACGGtaaaataccattaaacataaaacCACAATTACATTTCTTCACTAAAACATTCCCATTTTACATCGGAATCTGGTATTTCAGTTGAATAAAGACACGTTGGACGCGGTGCCGAAGTAATCAGTGACCTACAGTGAGACTGGAGTAACACAAGCtggtgtgttatttgtgttttgctgtgtgtgtgtgtgtttaggtgttgCGAGTGTTGGAGCAGTTGCGTGTTCATCACTCTACTCAGGTTTCTGATCTCCAGCGTAGCCTTGGATCCCAACAGGAGCTCACAGCTGCTCTCACACAAACCTATCCACAGCtggtaaatctctctctctcttatatatatatatatatgtatgtatgttgtgtgactgtctgtgaggagtgtggtgtgttctccctgtgtctgcgtgggtttcctccgggtgactgtctgtgaggagtgtggtgtgttctctctgtgtctgtgtgggtttcctctgggtgactgtctgtgaggagtgtggtgtgttctctctgtgtctgcgtgggtttcctccgggtgactgtgaggagtgtggtgtgttctccctgtgtctgcgtgggtttcctcccacactccaaaaacccacgttggtaggtggattggagactcaagtgtccgtaggtgtgagtgtgtgtcaccctgtgtccgatgattccgtgtaggttccggacccaccaccaccctgaactggataagcacttacagataatgaatgagtgaatgtcactcacacagagggagacagagagagacct from Hoplias malabaricus isolate fHopMal1 chromosome 8, fHopMal1.hap1, whole genome shotgun sequence includes:
- the spag5 gene encoding sperm-associated antigen 5 isoform X1 gives rise to the protein MSTIQTQQPLQRSDRTPLREVQNELVQRTQGVKAAPSGDRTARVQNENLSLISSVSPSVCRSEEAADVVEEGHVMFKSMLCSGGDIEISEGSEMSEESVLVRDLMLEVGGQTLHYTTLKSEEDNVVECNDHTEHPYCSAPPGDSVNTMQDGNMNGVDRGLSLNGFAVPTNDESAVPLQRIDSSQDPADVTFKSFICPGGEVVVVDGSFIEESSIMAEDKALEAPSQSFLNESDNPRECSDLPASPGLHTDHPYFINARESSRSSAALDASQTADSDTAGQELQHSFSVDTSISPEEHGDITYQSLTFSGPVIELENTHKMSDISMLMKNLTISGHLQSFPCDLIEDEGESTAAFSPDGKRSDHLYCHVEERCMNRDGATNPLVPENKSHLRSQLSSTGLLESSEVAVAPGGTDGSLTSRLESVISESLLAPEDLVLGAELSEWSQNPAPLEQSGNPLVSEVNVEVKQGQEDQQSSKNENTNPEEDVSGLRGFLTNKPQEEASEIRKSSSENEDVGDRDKSSCTQADLNMSALTFEAGKGKYSQPNCEESDVEGSKVSEINIYQQLTFKHEEHKAEEGLTAVSGRLPHESVEAQSEICPSPEKTAGHVDADENVLAQKPESSSSSLQPDVGLEAECRNVLAQSQHLSNKVECSEVSQSQVNMDQPSLSDNEDESTVARKAESCLSGADGNLPGGNLSVQFMPTRNTESSSLADGNIPAGVGRDPVQNTALFPHHADQNLEPECGNSIQNLPAQRQSELTDSVVQDSALGLSSEVLRAESVSEFPAEVLPQLWSALTLNEPSTPRNRALSRSPLQDHAEGNLLSRLWPELPESPIPPPQFNSTTLTHSPTPAPVRRDRGTEGRGVVRRTERDAEKEKAPVPVWDFSTVGKGPLQQQLRQMAELLILASGKIAAPPTPAAAPMTPVQRRSAAVWTSPVLQTDHSVNTSALVEVVKEVEASDACTSTDSLLWSVSPDSLQSLSRSELEQKLLSTLIMVEILSQQLSSCQSRPARTGTAPSELRNRVVQTEHSEFSQTEPYRDLYFSALQRIQTLEQDPETLQTLTLAVQHFRSSMISVKSETEGALLGLRQIEGIVKEDQETLYKQVGEMKALYSRCVNALRRMEEKCRSCLQERDGMRRRMEETLQEKETVLRVLEQLRVHHSTQVSDLQRSLGSQQELTAALTQTYPQLVEMNRWYVEAISGASALLRENLDDHHRLSAELHKAQQLLQKTKPVLQKLQQRTLLAVEQSCQHHAERDRAVQEKAELEGELEQVHCSLQDAEQQITDLNTQITIMNSEMCVLREQLGEVEEERSELQKKSTELSATVSSTLASYVFLEQALASETSKLQRSLQETQEATGRAESLRAELDESQRKVEEMEQVLSQRDALLNELQTETENQRQQLRRLSQIQTELSSTREMSEFLQAENEATQEQLVESETLLRSHLQSLRERNLECEDLRLVIQQLRTERHSLQEELDCTRDKARVLLLEQGEQMAQATLDISLLQHTVRCLTNSTHTTAAAAKSPQRSETQEPDAQPQARQPCGSFVSSVMLALTEEPETAPPADTEVCPDDSVEGIGSKSSAFTRLSLAPQHADEEVHSSTTLTELLASLGDSVTELQAAVENLKRHKDSEIENLQKNIVGLQEALEAESDRYRAQEAELEQQVSRLRARVEKDALVLQQKAQDEKAQRKLCSELEESMETAQKHRAEISELRREGVDLRRSLQQSQMEVQALRAALNQSGDQSAVGSKELEERIRLLREVEKLKAKVMEVEESRTKLLERAKRHQMVHALNQSKCERELHLLDDMIEKVRKTLSSVPEVVKDCPELQRLVQFLG